From a single Fulvivirga ulvae genomic region:
- a CDS encoding TerC/Alx family metal homeostasis membrane protein produces MGGAQGMFLFALFDNTHESLLFAVFGVVILLFLIIDLGVFNKKAHRISTKSALYQSIFWVVISVAFGYLIYLYDGGATKALTYFSAYLTEYALSVDNIFVILLILRYFHVKEEYYHNILFWGILGALVFRAIFIFVGAYLIGQFYWILYIFGVFLVYSGIKIFFEGEDEDIDPGKNPLLRFARKYLKITKSDFGGRFVVKKGGAILFTPLFLVILLIETTDLIFAVDSIPAAFAITQSEFIIYTSNIFAVLGLRAKFFLLAGIIDKFYLLQKGLSFILIFIGAKMLLEIINIHIDIVISFTVIIVTLTASIIMSLVIPKSESGK; encoded by the coding sequence GTGGGAGGTGCACAGGGTATGTTCCTTTTTGCTCTTTTTGATAATACACATGAGTCCTTACTTTTCGCCGTATTCGGTGTGGTCATACTGCTATTCCTTATTATAGACCTTGGTGTTTTTAATAAAAAGGCACATCGCATTTCTACAAAATCGGCCCTCTATCAATCCATTTTTTGGGTGGTAATTTCTGTGGCCTTTGGTTACCTGATCTATCTGTATGACGGAGGGGCTACCAAAGCCCTGACCTATTTCTCTGCTTATCTCACTGAATATGCCCTTTCTGTTGATAACATTTTTGTAATACTCTTGATACTGAGGTATTTCCACGTAAAGGAAGAATACTACCATAACATCCTGTTCTGGGGAATTCTTGGCGCGCTAGTTTTCAGGGCGATATTTATTTTCGTAGGAGCATATCTGATCGGGCAATTTTACTGGATACTATACATTTTTGGAGTATTTCTTGTTTACTCCGGCATTAAAATATTCTTTGAGGGAGAAGATGAAGATATTGATCCTGGTAAAAATCCATTGTTAAGGTTTGCAAGAAAATATCTTAAGATTACAAAAAGTGACTTTGGAGGAAGGTTTGTGGTAAAAAAAGGGGGCGCTATCCTATTCACCCCTCTGTTTCTGGTTATATTGTTGATTGAGACTACCGATCTCATTTTTGCGGTTGACTCTATCCCTGCCGCCTTTGCTATTACGCAGAGCGAATTCATTATTTATACTTCAAATATTTTTGCAGTGCTGGGTTTAAGGGCTAAGTTCTTCCTGCTGGCAGGCATTATAGATAAATTTTATCTTCTTCAAAAGGGGCTTTCATTTATACTGATTTTTATTGGTGCTAAAATGCTACTGGAGATAATAAACATTCATATAGATATTGTGATCTCTTTCACTGTTATTATAGTGACGCTTACTGCGTCTATTATCATGTCTCTGGTTATTCCCAAATCGGAGTCGGGTAAATAA
- a CDS encoding universal stress protein codes for MYQVKRLLVGLDLSEMDGKLLTYTSKLVKLFGVEMVYFLHVAKSLDLPKKLVEKYPDLVAPVDEALEKDIRGQVEKHFTGTCEFKVEVREGNAEDKILRWADQKEIDLVVMGRKHELKGTGVLPNRLAKTIHCSVLLIPENATDKITKILVPVDFSKTSSMALEEAVLIKKATGAQIILHNSYRVPSGYHLSGKSYHEFGEIMKSNAYEDAVEFLQRSELRASDVEIQLTLDENDDPAELSYALAEEKNADLIIIGSKGRTGLASILLGSVADKMIRYDSKIPLMVVKDKKANLDFLQALLKL; via the coding sequence ATGTATCAGGTAAAAAGACTATTGGTAGGGCTTGATCTATCAGAAATGGATGGAAAGCTTCTTACATATACTTCAAAATTGGTTAAGTTGTTTGGTGTTGAAATGGTCTATTTTCTTCACGTTGCAAAATCCCTGGATTTACCGAAAAAGCTGGTAGAAAAATATCCGGATCTTGTAGCTCCGGTTGATGAGGCATTGGAAAAGGACATCAGGGGTCAAGTAGAAAAGCACTTTACTGGTACATGCGAATTTAAAGTAGAGGTAAGGGAGGGTAATGCTGAAGACAAAATATTGAGATGGGCCGACCAAAAGGAGATCGACCTGGTGGTAATGGGAAGAAAACATGAGCTGAAGGGAACGGGAGTACTTCCAAACAGGTTAGCCAAAACGATTCATTGCTCCGTTTTACTAATACCCGAAAATGCAACCGATAAAATTACCAAAATACTAGTGCCGGTTGATTTTTCAAAAACCTCTTCAATGGCCTTAGAAGAAGCCGTTCTTATTAAAAAAGCTACAGGAGCTCAGATCATATTACACAACTCGTATCGCGTACCTTCCGGCTACCATCTTAGCGGAAAGTCTTACCATGAATTCGGGGAAATTATGAAAAGTAATGCCTACGAAGATGCAGTTGAGTTTTTGCAACGATCTGAATTGAGAGCAAGTGATGTAGAAATTCAACTAACACTTGATGAAAATGATGATCCCGCAGAGCTGTCTTACGCACTTGCTGAAGAAAAAAATGCTGACTTAATTATTATTGGGTCTAAAGGGAGAACCGGCCTGGCTTCCATATTACTTGGTAGTGTTGCTGATAAAATGATCCGGTACGATAGCAAAATCCCGCTTATGGTAGTAAAAGATAAAAAGGCTAATCTCGACTTTTTACAGGCCCTGTTAAAGCTTTAA
- a CDS encoding Fur family transcriptional regulator — MMDLKNVLNNFKLKSTPCRAEVLTLLLNNEHALSHSDIEHQVDQSFDRVTVYRTLRTFLDKGLIHKVLDDEGVTKYALCSECSKEEHNHEHVHFKCEQCGQTQCLDKIQIPEISLPAGFKANQKNILIQGICDQCN; from the coding sequence ATGATGGACCTTAAAAATGTACTGAATAATTTCAAACTAAAATCCACTCCTTGCAGAGCAGAGGTCCTTACATTACTTCTCAACAACGAACATGCATTATCTCACTCTGATATAGAACATCAGGTGGATCAGTCTTTCGACCGGGTGACGGTATACCGTACGCTCAGAACATTTTTGGATAAAGGCTTAATTCATAAGGTGCTTGATGATGAGGGGGTTACCAAATACGCGTTGTGTAGCGAGTGTTCAAAGGAAGAACATAACCACGAACATGTTCATTTCAAGTGCGAGCAATGTGGCCAGACACAATGTCTCGACAAAATACAAATTCCCGAAATCAGCCTGCCGGCAGGGTTTAAAGCAAACCAAAAAAATATATTAATTCAGGGTATATGTGATCAATGTAACTAA
- a CDS encoding sulfotransferase family protein, which yields MKILSLWSGPRNVSTALMYSFAQRPDTKVVDEPLYAHYLFRTNANHPGEQEVLNNMENDGTKVLNQLQKLRTDHSIVFLKNMGHHWIDLDERLLDNMEHVFLIRDPKEMLPSLINQLKDPVLRDTGLKVQKDLYDILTKRGKSAPVIDAKLLLTDPQNVLQKACNALNIPFYPEMLKWEKGPRTEDGVWAKYWYHRVHQSEGFTPYEDKKEPFPKHLEPLLEECEPYYKFLYQKAIKI from the coding sequence ATGAAAATTTTATCTCTATGGTCCGGTCCGCGCAATGTATCCACGGCCTTAATGTATTCATTTGCGCAGCGCCCGGATACCAAAGTAGTGGACGAACCACTCTATGCTCACTACTTATTCCGAACCAACGCAAACCACCCCGGAGAGCAGGAAGTACTTAATAATATGGAAAATGACGGTACCAAAGTTCTCAATCAACTTCAAAAACTTAGGACGGATCATAGTATTGTTTTCTTAAAGAATATGGGGCATCATTGGATAGATCTTGACGAAAGGCTGCTAGACAACATGGAGCACGTATTTCTAATCAGAGACCCCAAAGAAATGCTGCCTTCATTGATCAATCAGCTGAAGGACCCTGTATTGCGGGATACGGGGCTGAAAGTGCAGAAGGATTTATATGACATACTAACGAAACGGGGTAAAAGCGCGCCGGTAATAGATGCCAAACTTCTGCTTACCGATCCACAAAATGTTTTGCAAAAAGCTTGTAATGCATTGAATATTCCTTTTTACCCGGAAATGTTGAAGTGGGAAAAAGGACCAAGGACAGAGGATGGTGTTTGGGCCAAATACTGGTATCACCGTGTACACCAATCAGAGGGCTTTACTCCTTATGAAGATAAGAAAGAGCCTTTTCCAAAGCACCTTGAGCCTCTACTTGAAGAATGTGAACCTTATTATAAATTTCTATACCAAAAAGCTATAAAAATCTGA
- a CDS encoding ABC transporter ATP-binding protein: MAKRRGKSPLNAEEKRKLNKTNFKKLIGIFKYTLPYKGIFILGMICLFFSSTILLAFPFLAGKLIDVASGESWILSSINEVTLALIGVLLTQSIFSFFRVYLFAQVSERSMADVRLSTYSKLITLPVKFFDSRRVGELISRITSDVSMLQDTFSVTLAELFRQIATLLIGTGIILYLAPRLTVFMLATFPILIIAALFFGKFIRNLSKSTQDKLAAANVVVEETLHSVNTVKAYTNEGLEIKRYGQALTDTVNTAIRAAKYRGGFISFVIFALFGGIVGVMWYGANLVADDVMTIGGLLSFVLYTTFIGGSIAGLGDIYGHLQRAIGASERVLEIINEEVETTRGIVGEGKLQGNISFNDVYFAYPSRKKLKVLKGLELNISAGQKVALVGPSGAGKSTIIQLLMRFYNATNGTIEVDGHNIADYDLTYYRQNVGIVPQEVILFGGTIRENIAYGKPNATDVEIEEAARKANAYNFIESFPEGLETVVGDRGIKLSGGQRQRIAIARAILKDPALLILDEATSSLDAESEVLVQEALDELMKDRTTIIIAHRLATIRKADKIFVVKEGEIVETGTHEELSAYDDGIYSYLLRLQFQLT, from the coding sequence ATGGCGAAACGAAGAGGAAAAAGCCCTCTGAATGCTGAGGAAAAAAGAAAGCTCAACAAGACTAACTTTAAAAAGTTAATAGGCATATTCAAGTATACTCTTCCCTACAAGGGTATTTTTATACTTGGTATGATCTGTCTTTTTTTTAGCAGCACTATACTTCTGGCCTTTCCTTTTCTGGCAGGTAAGCTAATAGACGTTGCCAGTGGGGAAAGCTGGATACTAAGTAGTATCAATGAAGTTACCCTGGCCTTGATAGGCGTGTTATTGACTCAAAGTATTTTTTCTTTTTTCAGAGTTTATTTGTTTGCCCAGGTAAGTGAAAGGTCTATGGCCGATGTGAGGTTGTCGACCTATAGCAAACTAATAACCCTGCCGGTAAAATTTTTTGATAGCCGACGGGTAGGAGAACTGATCAGCAGAATTACTTCAGATGTATCAATGCTCCAGGATACTTTTTCAGTAACACTGGCAGAGCTATTTCGTCAGATTGCAACGTTGTTAATTGGAACAGGGATCATACTATATCTGGCACCGAGACTCACGGTTTTTATGCTGGCAACTTTTCCGATACTGATCATTGCGGCACTTTTTTTTGGAAAGTTTATCAGGAACCTCTCAAAGTCGACCCAGGACAAGCTTGCAGCAGCCAATGTAGTAGTAGAAGAAACTTTGCACTCTGTAAATACCGTAAAGGCTTACACCAATGAAGGGCTTGAGATAAAAAGATATGGACAGGCTTTAACAGATACGGTTAATACTGCCATAAGAGCCGCCAAATATCGTGGCGGGTTTATTTCATTTGTCATATTTGCGCTGTTTGGAGGTATAGTGGGTGTTATGTGGTATGGGGCCAATCTTGTTGCTGATGATGTGATGACAATCGGAGGGTTATTGTCTTTTGTTTTATATACTACTTTTATTGGCGGTTCAATAGCGGGGCTTGGTGATATTTACGGACACTTGCAGCGTGCCATTGGCGCATCAGAGCGTGTTCTTGAAATTATCAATGAAGAAGTTGAAACTACACGAGGTATTGTTGGAGAGGGTAAGTTGCAAGGGAACATCTCGTTTAACGACGTATACTTTGCGTATCCATCCAGAAAAAAACTTAAAGTACTGAAAGGGTTGGAATTGAACATTAGTGCAGGCCAAAAAGTGGCGCTGGTGGGGCCTAGTGGTGCCGGAAAGTCGACCATCATACAGTTGCTTATGCGTTTTTATAATGCCACTAATGGTACAATAGAAGTTGATGGGCATAATATAGCTGATTATGACTTGACTTACTATAGGCAGAATGTTGGTATAGTGCCCCAGGAAGTAATTTTGTTTGGAGGTACCATTCGCGAGAATATAGCCTATGGCAAGCCAAATGCTACGGATGTGGAAATAGAGGAGGCTGCCCGTAAAGCTAACGCGTATAACTTTATTGAGAGTTTTCCTGAAGGTCTTGAGACGGTAGTAGGCGACAGGGGCATCAAACTTTCAGGTGGCCAGAGGCAGCGTATAGCCATTGCCAGGGCAATATTGAAGGACCCGGCGCTCCTTATTCTTGATGAGGCCACCAGTTCACTTGATGCTGAATCGGAAGTATTGGTTCAAGAGGCTTTGGATGAACTGATGAAGGATCGGACAACAATTATCATAGCACATAGATTAGCTACCATTAGAAAAGCTGATAAAATTTTTGTGGTAAAAGAAGGGGAAATTGTAGAGACGGGAACCCATGAGGAACTATCAGCCTATGATGATGGTATATATAGTTATCTGTTAAGGCTTCAGTTTCAACTTACTTAA
- a CDS encoding aminotransferase class IV, which yields MLNIQLPDARNENILINIDGKLYPREEAKVSVFDSVVQGGDAVWEGLRIYDGKVFMLEEHIDRLIASAKAMAFAEIPSRESVKEEIFKTLNANRMYDESHIRLTLTRGKKITSGMSPHFNQYGPTLIVLAEWKKPVYNTEGIKLITSSIRRNPPQCIDSKIHHNNLINNILAKIEANLAGVDDAVMLDVDGFVSETNATNIFFVNNGSVRTPFADSCLPGITRRNVIKLAKANDIEIEEKRLSIAEMYISDEVFVTGTMGEISPVLNIDGRTIGSGKKGEVTNRILSLYREKAKNEGVIIPRY from the coding sequence ATGCTAAATATTCAACTTCCAGACGCAAGAAATGAGAATATACTCATCAATATAGATGGCAAACTTTATCCCAGGGAAGAGGCCAAGGTATCTGTATTCGACAGTGTAGTCCAGGGCGGTGATGCCGTATGGGAAGGCCTGAGGATATACGATGGGAAGGTATTTATGCTTGAAGAGCATATTGATCGCCTTATTGCTTCCGCAAAAGCTATGGCATTCGCAGAAATTCCTTCCAGGGAATCTGTAAAGGAAGAGATCTTTAAAACCCTGAATGCAAACCGAATGTACGATGAAAGTCATATCAGGCTTACTTTGACCCGAGGCAAAAAAATAACTTCAGGAATGAGTCCTCATTTTAATCAGTATGGCCCAACACTCATTGTACTGGCAGAATGGAAAAAACCTGTATATAATACTGAGGGCATAAAATTAATAACCTCTTCTATCAGAAGGAATCCTCCGCAGTGTATTGATTCCAAGATCCACCACAATAACCTGATCAACAATATACTGGCTAAAATTGAAGCAAACCTGGCCGGTGTAGATGATGCTGTCATGCTTGACGTGGATGGCTTTGTATCGGAAACAAACGCAACAAATATATTTTTTGTGAATAACGGCTCTGTGAGGACTCCCTTTGCAGACAGTTGCCTGCCTGGGATAACCCGACGAAACGTTATAAAGCTAGCCAAAGCCAATGATATTGAAATCGAAGAAAAACGATTATCAATAGCAGAAATGTACATCTCTGATGAGGTTTTCGTTACAGGTACTATGGGAGAAATATCTCCGGTCTTGAATATTGACGGGCGAACCATAGGCTCGGGTAAAAAGGGAGAGGTAACGAACAGAATACTTTCTCTTTATCGAGAAAAGGCTAAAAATGAAGGCGTTATTATTCCTCGATACTAA